The genomic DNA TTCATGAGGTGAAGACATTTGCAATTGTTGCataatgtgctttacatgtcgagtgtatgtgtgttttgtgtacacacacctttttgtactgaggagagggaggacaggCATGGAAGTTATTCATCTGATAGGTCCTGCAGAGGATGAGTCCTTTGTCAGTCTCCACTGACACTTCCAGAGGTGAATATATCCCCAGGTTCACACCTTCCTGCCTGAGGACTCAAAGCAACAAACAGGCAGCATGAGCtatagaatcagaatcagaatcagaatgaaTATTAACATTCACTGATTCAatctactgtgtttttgtgtgtgtgtgtgcgtgcatgtctCACATGTCCAGGGTTGTGAGGTGTTTGTTGTTCAAAGCCCAAATCACCCCCCACACTTCTGCGGCTGGACAGAACTCAATGGTGGCCACTCCACCATGCCAACCGCTGTCCACATATTTCTCCCACAGGCCAAAGTTTAATTTATAATCCTGCACAAGTCAAACAGGGCATTACATTAGACATGGGCCGATATACCACAGTACTAAaattatgtaatataatataatattatttaatatacatAAAGCCTTCACTGATTGAAATCCAGTTGTTAAGAGAAGATTATTGCACAGACTGAGCTATTCCAAGGTCGGCGCCAAAAGTAAGCTGTTGTGTTCATTCTTTGCCTGTAAGGAGCCAATCAGAACCTGGTGGTGCAAcccaaaacataaataatgatgGAACAGAGAGTGGATTGTTCCAGAGAAGGGGCTTGTGTCTTCCTAACACTAATGTAATAGGTTAAAGGTCATTAGACGGATGAATATAGGTGTCAGCTTGAGAAAGGAGGGAGTGACATGCTGTCTAACTCTGGCCTTCTCCACTGGTCACAATGTCCCCATCAATGATTAACACAAAAATCATGGAAAAATAAGGCCCAGGATAAATAATCCCCAAGTAATCCTTTAACAAGTGCTAGTATCATATCGTCTTTTAGTTTGGTCAAACTAAAACTACCTGGTGGCCAATGAGTATCTAGTGTAGCCAATATAGGGGCCAAAATCTAACATTTTTGGAAGAAAAGCAACTATTCAGTGGTTATTTtgcagcatttcaaaataaaagcttctccATTGCTATGGGCTGACTTACAATATAAAAGTttgtatgatgcaaaattaatatattacaaaaaacacacatcaataaataattataacttgatatttgatattaagtggtgggccacattaACTTGAGTAGGGGGCCGCATATGGCCTGCAgaccgcgagtttgagacctcttgTGCTTTGTAGAAAATGCTCATCTTAGTGAAAGAAAGCGATGTtgtgctgtaaaggatgtcCCTGTTTCACTTGTGTGACAAAGTCTATAGATGTGTATTATTGGTGCAGCTTTTCCCCTCTGTGGAGTGTGGTTATATGTTCACAAACCACAATGACAGCGATATGtatcaaaaacaaatatgtgtatACAAAACAATGTTACCTTCAATCGACCTATTGTGTGAAATATCGCAGACTGGTTCTCCAGCTTCAGTCTCTCCTTTAACAAATTACTTCCAAAGGCAAAATACATGAAGCGCTCTCCGTCCACTGAGGACATCATTACACGTTTCTTTACGGCCCTGTCACAGTTGTGTGACCGCAGTGTGCTGTCCGCAAAACGCGTTAACAGGGACGGTAATGTCCAAAGAACAGGGCCGGGGTTTCCTCCTCGAAGTCCCAGCGTCAGTTTAAATGTAGGATGCATAAATGATCCCACTGGACTTCTAAAATCCGCAACAGACTCGCCCACTTGGTT from Solea senegalensis isolate Sse05_10M linkage group LG20, IFAPA_SoseM_1, whole genome shotgun sequence includes the following:
- the LOC122786506 gene encoding gamma-glutamylcyclotransferase-like — protein: MHPTFKLTLGLRGGNPGPVLWTLPSLLTRFADSTLRSHNCDRAVKKRVMMSSVDGERFMYFAFGSNLLKERLKLENQSAIFHTIGRLKDYKLNFGLWEKYVDSGWHGGVATIEFCPAAEVWGVIWALNNKHLTTLDMQEGVNLGIYSPLEVSVETDKGLILCRTYQMNNFHACPPSPQYKKVVCLGAEQNGLPVEYRKCLEVIETNNYSGPSLLDQITTIK